A genome region from Dehalococcoidales bacterium includes the following:
- a CDS encoding ABC transporter permease subunit: TIAGPELAFLISGSFIIESLFSIPGIGRLFVQGVFARDYGLIMGAILFYAFAVAVVNLAVDILYSVIDPRIRYG, encoded by the coding sequence TACCATCGCCGGTCCGGAACTGGCATTTCTCATTTCCGGCTCGTTTATTATCGAAAGCCTGTTCTCCATCCCCGGTATTGGCCGCTTGTTCGTTCAGGGTGTTTTCGCCCGTGATTACGGACTAATTATGGGCGCGATACTTTTCTATGCCTTTGCCGTTGCCGTGGTGAATCTGGCGGTGGATATATTGTACTCTGTTATAGACCCGCGCATCCGTTATGGCTAA
- a CDS encoding ABC transporter permease, translating to MTANVEAIRPHHNLWGDAAIRLKRNRLAVAGGIIVLLIALAAVFAPLITSYAYDQQDLNVILEGPSPSHLIGTDTLGRDVFTRLLYGARTSLAVGIFTQFVVLVIGLPIGAFAGYIGGRTDNIMMRFVDVMYAFPDILLIILLRAILGGSIFMVFLAIGLVAWVNIARLVRGQVLSLKQRDFVTAARAMGGNGSYITLRHLLPNSLGPIIVAVTFNVPRAIFAEAALSYIGIGVKPPTPSWGTMIRDGYDVIFAAPHLIVFPALAIAVLMLAFTFLGDGLRDALDPRLRR from the coding sequence ATGACTGCAAATGTAGAAGCAATACGCCCTCACCATAATCTGTGGGGCGATGCTGCGATACGGCTGAAACGAAACCGCCTGGCAGTAGCCGGAGGTATTATCGTTCTTCTGATTGCCCTGGCGGCTGTATTTGCTCCCCTGATAACCAGCTACGCTTATGACCAGCAGGACCTTAATGTCATTCTCGAAGGTCCCAGTCCCAGTCATCTCATCGGGACAGATACTCTGGGGCGGGATGTTTTTACCCGCTTGCTCTACGGCGCCCGCACTTCCCTGGCAGTGGGTATATTTACACAGTTCGTCGTTCTGGTCATCGGACTTCCCATCGGGGCTTTTGCCGGTTACATCGGTGGCAGGACAGATAATATTATGATGCGCTTTGTCGATGTAATGTACGCTTTCCCGGATATTCTTCTCATAATCCTGCTTCGCGCCATACTTGGAGGCAGCATCTTTATGGTATTCCTGGCAATCGGCCTTGTCGCCTGGGTCAATATCGCTCGCCTCGTCCGGGGACAGGTATTATCTTTGAAGCAGCGTGATTTTGTGACTGCAGCGCGAGCTATGGGTGGTAACGGTAGTTATATTACCCTGCGCCACCTGCTGCCGAATTCGCTGGGTCCGATAATAGTGGCAGTAACCTTTAATGTACCCCGGGCTATCTTCGCCGAGGCGGCTCTCAGTTATATCGGCATCGGTGTTAAACCCCCCACGCCGAGCTGGGGCACTATGATTCGTGATGGCTATGATGTCATCTTTGCGGCTCCCCACCTGATTGTTTTCCCCGCTTTGGCAATCGCTGTCTTAATGCTTGCTTTTACCTTTTTGGGCGACGGCTTGAGGGATGCTCTGGACCCGAGGCTGAGGCGATAA